One Brachyhypopomus gauderio isolate BG-103 chromosome 15, BGAUD_0.2, whole genome shotgun sequence genomic region harbors:
- the LOC143476804 gene encoding protein CC2D2B-like has translation MTSWPLLRYCDIGRIKGLEFDSNHPDNLVLSELLEGERRLRAGAHIRLSDIEEEDQFATDEQLGVSKRFGLLRLRSAQDTDDITHPGPIPLLQQEIPDDMLEEYGTIPTPFLLEEDYISAQRV, from the exons ATGACATCATGGCCCTTGCTGAGATACTGTGATATTGGGAGGATTAAAGGGTTAGAGTTCGACTCCAACCACCCAGACAATCTGGTGCTCAGTGAGTTGCTCGAG GGTGAGCGAAGGCTGAGGGCCGGCGCTCACATCCGTCTGTCTGACATTGAGGAGGAGGACCAGTTTGCAACAGATGAGCAGCTGGGCGTGTCCAAACGCTTTGGGCTGCTGAGACTGCGCAGTGCCCAGGACACTGATGACATCACCCATCCTGGGCCCATTCCACTGCTCCAGCAGGAGATCCCTGACGACATGCTGGAG GAGTACGGCACGATACCCACTCCATTCTTATTAGAGGAGGATTACATCTCTGCTCAGAGAGTATGA